From Candidatus Poribacteria bacterium, a single genomic window includes:
- a CDS encoding asparagine synthetase B, whose translation MTSTNKLPSLSLLLFFAITSSVYPQWLLVPMDNTQVNHLKAYGLTYWTLEVPREYDAKWLLNYRGGSFLLNDSPDVQLKAQVMGVSFQPISNAEYGAIQVEMDNSNMDEILLEKAPKIAVYAPSEDSPYRDPWDDAVKIALEYAEIPYDTIWDKEVEAGVLFTGQYDWLHLHHEDFTGQHGKFHSAYKGQVWYQQRKHLFEGAAADAGFNSVPKHKAYITQLIQDYIVKGGFLFAMCSAPETLDIALSTNGGSVDIVAPELDGTPLDPGYQSKLDFSKTFAFERFVLYPNPNRYEFSNIDNPRPELNPLSGLEDFILFEFAAKHDPIPTMLTQNHVNRVRGFLGQTTSFNENTIRETITIMGDIEGTRYAKYIHGKLGKGTFTFLGGHDPEDYRHLVGEGRVPTNLDLHKHSPGYRLILNNILFPAAKKKPQKT comes from the coding sequence ATGACCTCAACAAACAAACTACCCTCACTGTCCTTACTCCTTTTTTTTGCGATAACCAGCAGCGTCTACCCACAGTGGCTACTTGTGCCGATGGATAATACACAGGTCAATCATCTGAAGGCTTACGGATTGACCTACTGGACGCTAGAAGTTCCACGCGAATATGATGCAAAATGGTTATTAAACTATCGCGGCGGCTCTTTTCTGCTGAATGATTCCCCGGATGTACAACTGAAAGCGCAAGTGATGGGGGTCAGTTTTCAGCCAATCTCAAATGCTGAGTACGGTGCCATCCAAGTAGAAATGGATAACAGCAATATGGATGAGATCTTGCTGGAAAAAGCGCCCAAGATCGCCGTATACGCTCCATCGGAGGATTCGCCCTACCGAGATCCGTGGGACGATGCCGTAAAAATCGCCCTCGAATACGCGGAGATCCCCTACGATACAATTTGGGATAAAGAGGTCGAAGCCGGTGTACTGTTTACGGGGCAGTACGATTGGCTACATCTGCATCACGAAGATTTTACAGGACAGCACGGAAAATTCCACAGCGCGTATAAGGGACAGGTCTGGTATCAGCAGCGCAAACACCTATTTGAGGGAGCTGCAGCGGATGCAGGATTTAACAGCGTGCCGAAGCACAAGGCATACATTACTCAATTAATTCAGGATTACATCGTCAAAGGTGGATTCCTTTTCGCCATGTGTTCCGCACCAGAAACGCTGGATATCGCACTCTCTACAAACGGAGGAAGTGTGGACATCGTTGCCCCTGAACTTGACGGGACCCCACTGGATCCAGGCTATCAGTCCAAGCTCGATTTCAGTAAAACCTTCGCTTTTGAAAGGTTTGTCCTTTACCCCAATCCGAATCGGTACGAATTTTCAAATATTGATAACCCTAGACCAGAGCTCAACCCGCTCTCAGGTCTGGAGGATTTCATCCTGTTTGAGTTTGCCGCAAAACATGATCCTATCCCCACTATGCTCACCCAAAATCATGTCAATCGTGTGCGGGGATTCCTCGGACAAACCACATCGTTCAATGAGAACACTATCCGTGAGACTATCACTATCATGGGTGACATCGAAGGGACCCGCTACGCTAAATACATCCACGGCAAGTTGGGGAAGGGAACCTTCACATTTCTCGGCGGACACGATCCGGAGGATTATCGGCACCTCGTTGGGGAGGGCAGGGTCCCGACCAACCTAGATCTCCATAAACATTCGCCGGGCTATCGGCTGATCCTGAATAATATCTTGTTCCCCGCAGCGAAGAAAAAACCACAAAAAACATAA
- a CDS encoding cupin domain-containing protein produces MGYFFHKEDAEVVRIEGEAPRTLYTCIEPKTADTEHFSMGLEEIDPHSEIPWHSHADAEEIIFVFGGEGVGYVADEVADLKPGTVIYLPPKVEHRFVNTGDTPLWITWALSPPGFETQIRQVADGSAGMEVFSETEDANPDG; encoded by the coding sequence ATGGGATACTTTTTCCACAAAGAAGATGCAGAAGTCGTTCGGATTGAAGGCGAAGCACCCCGCACACTCTACACCTGTATTGAACCCAAGACAGCGGATACAGAGCATTTTTCGATGGGGTTAGAGGAGATTGATCCCCACAGCGAAATCCCGTGGCATTCGCACGCCGACGCGGAGGAAATCATCTTTGTATTTGGTGGGGAAGGTGTAGGATATGTCGCTGACGAGGTGGCAGACCTGAAACCGGGAACGGTGATTTATCTGCCACCGAAGGTCGAACACCGCTTTGTCAACACCGGCGACACGCCGCTCTGGATTACATGGGCACTATCGCCCCCCGGCTTCGAGACACAAATTCGGCAAGTTGCCGATGGATCTGCTGGGATGGAAGTCTTTAGTGAAACAGAAGATGCGAATCCCGATGGGTGA
- a CDS encoding M48 family metalloprotease: MRKNRQIPQLTLFVTLFVATGSGLFGCAGRISDINIFTDTQEVQLGKQFSREIEKELKIYSDPVVTAYIDQLGQHLVNHSQRQNITYHFKVVNTEVVNAFAVPGGYLYVNIGLIRAAANESELAGVIGHEIGHVVGKHGVKQMTRQLGLAAVAQLALGEDQSKIKQMVANLATNGVLMKYSRDAEREADIYAVQEMYDAGVDPEGMATFFEKLLKLQKSKPSKLQQLFSTHPLTAERIAAVRAQIARLPRKSNLKTDSRRFHQIKKRLPPPSKTPTGKR, encoded by the coding sequence GTGCGAAAAAATCGTCAAATACCCCAACTCACCTTATTTGTCACACTATTTGTGGCGACCGGTAGCGGATTGTTCGGTTGTGCCGGAAGAATCAGCGATATTAACATCTTCACTGATACGCAGGAAGTCCAACTCGGAAAACAGTTCTCTCGCGAGATCGAAAAGGAGCTGAAGATTTACTCGGATCCGGTTGTGACAGCGTACATCGACCAACTCGGACAACACCTCGTAAACCATTCCCAACGGCAGAACATCACATACCACTTCAAGGTTGTGAACACCGAAGTTGTCAATGCGTTTGCCGTACCGGGCGGGTACCTCTATGTGAATATCGGGCTAATTCGTGCCGCAGCAAACGAATCCGAGTTAGCGGGGGTGATTGGACATGAAATCGGACATGTGGTCGGTAAGCACGGTGTGAAGCAGATGACCCGACAACTTGGGCTGGCAGCTGTGGCACAATTGGCTCTGGGAGAAGACCAAAGTAAAATCAAACAGATGGTCGCTAACTTGGCTACGAACGGAGTTCTTATGAAGTACAGCCGGGACGCTGAGAGAGAGGCAGATATATACGCCGTCCAAGAGATGTATGACGCTGGGGTTGACCCCGAAGGGATGGCGACATTTTTTGAAAAACTTCTCAAACTCCAGAAAAGCAAACCGTCGAAACTTCAACAACTTTTCTCGACACATCCACTAACTGCTGAGCGGATTGCCGCTGTCCGTGCCCAGATCGCTAGACTACCCCGAAAATCCAATCTGAAGACAGATTCTCGGCGCTTTCACCAAATCAAAAAACGGCTGCCACCACCTTCAAAAACACCGACGGGGAAGCGGTAA
- a CDS encoding DEAD/DEAH box helicase family protein, with protein sequence MSEEKKVYFRYDGGTVIAENAETPPPHFQWDTRVEKWRALALHYPIAVEQLRENGVQYTTTVPKYRTIKPTLKLDFDLHNYQREGLQAWIDAGCLGTVVLPTGAGKTLLALKAIEHVGRSTLVVVPTIDLLNQWYDLLTNAFDLEIGILGGGYHELQEITVTTYDSAYRYSNEYGNRFGFLIFDEVHHLPSPSYSHIPELSIASRRLGLTATYERADRMEGKLRQLIGGVVYRKSIDELKGEYLSEYETVRLYVELTEEEREEYTRERAIYLGFLRDRNIQLFGGGWGKFVRLSTREKKARRAMLALNRSKAIALEAEAKLVLLESLLKQHRKDRVLIFTGSNRFAYHISTRHLLPTITHQTKTKERKRILERFNAGEYPAIVTSKVLNEGINVPEANIGIILGGSGSTREYTQRLGRILRKSEGKYAILYEVVTKDTLEKSVSQRRRQKPVKNDV encoded by the coding sequence ATGAGCGAAGAAAAGAAAGTTTATTTCCGCTACGACGGCGGCACGGTTATCGCTGAAAACGCAGAGACACCGCCCCCGCACTTTCAATGGGATACGCGGGTCGAGAAATGGCGTGCCCTTGCGTTGCACTACCCAATCGCTGTCGAGCAGTTGCGCGAAAATGGGGTCCAGTACACAACGACCGTTCCGAAATACAGAACCATCAAGCCAACGCTCAAGCTGGATTTCGATCTCCACAACTATCAACGGGAAGGGTTGCAGGCGTGGATCGATGCAGGTTGCCTCGGTACAGTTGTTTTACCGACGGGCGCAGGCAAAACGCTTCTTGCCCTCAAAGCCATTGAACATGTGGGACGCAGCACACTGGTCGTTGTGCCGACAATTGATCTGCTCAACCAATGGTACGACCTGCTGACCAACGCCTTCGACCTCGAAATTGGTATCTTGGGCGGTGGATACCACGAACTCCAAGAGATTACCGTCACGACTTATGACAGCGCGTATCGCTACAGCAACGAATACGGCAATCGCTTCGGATTCCTTATTTTTGACGAAGTACATCACCTCCCTTCTCCGAGCTACAGCCACATTCCAGAACTCAGTATCGCTTCGAGGCGACTCGGCTTGACGGCAACCTATGAACGGGCAGACCGAATGGAGGGGAAACTCCGTCAACTGATCGGTGGCGTGGTCTATCGAAAGTCGATTGACGAGCTCAAAGGCGAGTATCTATCAGAATATGAAACCGTTCGGCTCTACGTCGAATTGACTGAGGAGGAGCGGGAGGAATATACACGGGAACGCGCAATCTACCTCGGTTTTCTACGCGATCGAAATATCCAACTGTTTGGCGGGGGCTGGGGCAAATTTGTCCGACTGAGCACACGAGAAAAGAAGGCACGGCGGGCGATGCTTGCATTGAACAGATCCAAAGCCATTGCACTTGAAGCCGAAGCCAAGTTGGTGCTGCTCGAATCCCTACTGAAACAACATCGCAAAGATCGAGTCTTGATTTTCACCGGGAGCAACCGTTTCGCCTATCACATCTCCACGCGCCACCTGCTGCCGACAATTACGCATCAGACCAAAACCAAAGAACGCAAACGGATTCTGGAACGCTTTAACGCCGGCGAATATCCCGCCATCGTTACGTCAAAAGTGCTTAACGAAGGAATCAATGTTCCGGAGGCAAACATCGGTATAATCCTCGGCGGCAGCGGGAGTACGCGAGAATATACGCAACGGTTGGGTCGCATTCTTCGCAAAAGTGAAGGGAAATATGCGATCTTGTACGAAGTGGTGACCAAGGACACACTCGAAAAGAGTGTGTCTCAACGCAGACGACAAAAGCCTGTGAAAAATGATGTGTAA